Sequence from the Fundulus heteroclitus isolate FHET01 chromosome 7, MU-UCD_Fhet_4.1, whole genome shotgun sequence genome:
ATCCTTCccgtcgtttttttttttttttttttacaatgcctgtttttttttctttacgttTTTGCTCAAactctaataaaatacattacgAGAATGTGTGTCCAGAAGCTTATTAGAATGCTACGTGtaaatgccaaaaataaaagcatttttgttcCAGGCGTTGTAGGAGGACACGTTTTCTGCCTGGGTTTTTCATTTCAGACATGGCGCTTAATCCTCTGCTAAGGAGCTGTTTGGCCAGAGAGAGAACAGGAGAGTTTATGCAGGTTTAGTCTGCTGAGAAGTGGAACTAAGATGTGTTCAGAACACGGATTCTGGCCTCGGCTCTGGTTAGCTGCTTTACACTTGCCAAAgtaaacagagagaaaaacacaaagtggaGCTAAAATACACTTTTCTCTTCTGTAACTAATACTGCATTTAGAGTCcagcaaaaataattttagcCTTATCTGTACACCCTCAGGCAGACTTTTTAATCATGGCATCTAAGGCTGTAAAGACATTAAACACAGCAATATTAGTTAAACATTTGAGCTTAAATGTTTAAGACCTTCCTTTATTGATGTACATCTTGATTCAGTTACACCATTTTCATTTTCCATCTTTGTCAGTAACGACTGCCGTCAAGTGTTTGAAATAACTGGCAATGACCCTTTTGCAGCTTCTTTTATAGACATTTTGGTCCACTTTGCTTAGttgaattattttagttttacgGCTTTTTGATCAAGACTGGACTGTTTAAGGTCTTGCTTGAGCATCTCAGTCAGATGAAAGTCTTGACTTTGTCTAGGCCACTTTAAAACCTCCATTTTGGGTTTTGCTGAGCTCTTCAGAGGTGGACTCACTGGTGTACGACATAACCCACTTCAGTTGGGATTAAGGTCTCCAACTGATAGCTGTACACcatccttcaggattttctggcaTTTCTGGCCATTAACAAAATTAATTGTTCCGTCAACAGCAGTCAGACATTCACCTCCAGCAAAGCAGCTCCATCACACAACCCAAGCCATACTGGTCggtatggttttctttttgtgaaatgctCAGTTAGATGTTTGCCAGATGTAACAGGATGCAAACCTTCCATTTTTGTCTCAACAATCCTACACtgcacattttcttgaaatcagtctatttgtccttgatctgagcaggtaaataagattgtcttccagggaataagtattttgacccctaaaatttgttgattagatatactgcactttaaataagatggtggagatgagctgttcctattttaagtgcaaaaatcttataaatccagtctacaaagctctggATCCACTGTCTGTGCTGTCTGAGACAGACAatggcagagtcatcagagaacgtCTGTGGTGGCAACCTGGtaagctgatggagaagtctgccaTGTAGAAGATGAACAGATGAACAATGGtgccagcacagttccctgcAGTGCTCCCATGCTGCAGACCAGCCTGTCAGAGATACAGCCCCATAACCTGACATACTACAGTTGACCAGTGAGGAAATCTAGTATGCTTTTTAGGTGGTATTCCACTCCTGACCACACTGGCTTGTCTTTCAGGATTTGCGGttggatggtgttgaaagcatTGGAGTAATCAAAGAACACAATCCTCACAACGATCCAAGGATTCTCCAGGTGGGCCAGAACTTGGTGCAGCAGGCAGATGATGGCATCATCCACCCTGATACCAGGCTGGTAGGTAAACTGCAGGGGATCCAATGAAGACCTCACCAGGGGGCGAAGAAGGTTGAGGATCAGCTTCTCGAGGGTCTTATTTAAGTGTGATGTTAGTGCTTCTGGCCTGTAGATGTTGCTGTCCTTTTTGGGGTGTGCGGTCTTGGGCACTGGCACCACACAAGAGGTCTTCCACTCCTGCGGTAGGCCTAATCTCCTCTGCTTCAGACTTATGTTGATGATGTGTCCCATGATGCCACACAGCTTATCCACGCAGCACCTCAGAAGCCTGGAGCTGATACCATCCAGACCTGCAGCCTTCCTCACTTTGGTCTTCTGCAGAATGTTCCTCACTTGGAGCATTGAGAAGGACAGGGTGGTGGAGGGGGGCTCATTAGTGGAGTCATCCCAAGTGGAGGGGGTGGATGACAGCTGAGAGCTGAAAGATGTGCAGTTCTGAGTGGGACAACAAACAGACATCCAGGGTGAGGATCTATGCAGCATTTTAGGCTGAGTTGGAGGGGCAGGCTGGTCAAACCCCAGGAAATGATGGTTCTGCTTGTTCACCCATCTCAAGGCACCTACAGCCTGGGCGTTCCGTTTGTGACCTGAGAtgtttttttaggcttttccaGACATCACTGATGTTGttgtcctgcagctgcacctcTACTTTCTTCCTGTAGCTGTCTTTTCCTTCTCTGATACGTCTCTTCTGTACATCTCTCAGCTCTTCCTTATTCCTACCTGAAAGCCCCCTTGTTCCCCCtcagcaaatattttatttcactgtttATCCAGGGATGCTGTTGGAGAAGCACCTCACCTTCATAAGAGGTACAGTGGAGTCCAGACAGAATAGATATACTCTGTGATGCACTCTGTTATTTAATCCAAGTCCTCCCCGGTGTCACTGCTGTTCGCTGGAGTCCCAAAGTCTTAGAAATGGTGTTGTAATGCCTTCCAGACTGCTAGATGTCAGTGACTTTCAGTTTCTCATTTGTTCTTGAATTTCCAGTCCATAgaggtattttctttttaaaggtgACCAAAGGTAGGAAAAGTAAAGACTACCAACAGCTTTGTGAGTGATCAAAGTTCATTGATGAACATGTTCAGAGGCAAAGGACGCTAGTCTAGGCACTGTGATGCTTTTGACAATCTTCTGTGGAGAAGGCTTGGCTACTACTATGCGTTTGGATATAAGTTTGATATCTTCCTCCTCCAGCATCGCTGCAGACCATTTCACGGTAGTCCCTCTTTCAGCGAGACAACGTGCCGTGCCACAAAGCAAACTGTTTCAGGAATAGCCCTCCagatttcagtcaaattgaGCATTTTTTGGATGTGCAGGCTAAACAAGTCTGATCCCTTGGTGCAGTGGAGTCCAAGCCTCAATGGGAGAGAGCTTTTTTTATGCATATTCAAGCATATTTTTGCTGTTTGAAGATGCATTGCATTCGTCAAAGAGCGTAACTAATTGCTGCCTCTCTCCACATCTGCTGGGTAGGAACAAAAACGTCTATTTTCCACCTCTGTGAAGAGCTGGCACGTTTGGTTATTTCGGAGGACAGTTTAGCAAAAGATTAGCTTTTACCGGTGATGCATGGCAGTCCGACGTTATTACTCTGTACCATATGAATCTGAGCAGTGAGAAATGTCGGCTTCTATTTGACAGCTCATTTGTCACTCCTGTAGGCTTTTGTGAGTCATCATCCTTATCAGCCTTTCAGTATCCAGACGAGAACCCTCCACCTGTCCTCTCGAGTGGAAACATCCCTGGACCTTCGCCTGCAGCCACTCATACCGCAACCTCTTGAGCTGTAGTCtagcacacactcacacagggGCTGGGAGCAAATAAGAAGAGGCACTGATTTTATCTTCCCACCATCACCAGCAGACATGTTTGTCCAGTAAACTTACAACATCTCAgttaccttttaattttttttttttttttacaaaaccagTCATGACAGCATATCCCTAAACCCTTTTCACGTGGTATTCTTTGGGAGATTTTATGGAAAATACCAAATCAACTCAGCGCATAATTGAGAAATGAGAGGGAAAGGAAACATCCACCCATTATCTACACCCACTTGTTCCATGCAGGGTCACAAAGGGGGCTGGTTCTCCTCTACAGCAGCCAATGGCTGGGAGGTGGGGTACAGCTCGAGGCAACACATCACAAGCAGCCCtgcgaaaacacaaccacacctGAGGGCTATTTACACCAAGAGAAAGCCCTGGCCAGGAGCTGAACTATGGGCCTTCTTGCTGTAAggcaggggttttcaaattctttGAATGTGAGCCTCCATGGGAATAGGTAAAcataacataaacataaaattgagctgtcattagagcaaattcataaacaattgttttcaacagcagacaaactgaactcacgtcaacaggagacgtcaactgaaataataataaaaaagataatctGAATTTAACAGATGTCAACACGTTCCATattccaatttattttttaggctaattatacacaatttaaccAATTGCTATTTTACCAaccaagcattttattagatcttatctgatgtatttctgatgtttggcactttgttttaccttttgttaaaGCGCTCTTTAAATAaggatgacaatgatgatgaatatgatcagaataaacttttgcatcacctcccagaagctggaaagaaaagagacaaaaacatttttcacacctcacttggtaactctaatattttagtctaaatattttagcctaaatattgtaggctaaaatattaaactttgtatttgtttttcttcaatcccacggtgatgtttagtaatttctgccaaaggctgcagcattttgatttaatccatctgaatgcagtatttgcaagccatactctgattgaatggaaaaaaaaacctgtctgtgattggctggtggagtggacagtttttgaagtcgcgAGTGCAGAAACAGTATAGCGATCGATGTGTGCTAGACACAGAAATGTGGCAAGATGCTTTGTAACTACCCAAAGCATCAGCTTTGGGTAGTTACATGTTTCATGCCACAATGGTCAGAATGAGTCACAACAAGCATTCCTTCATTCTTGGGAGTGGCCATCTTCGCCATGGAAAACGATACACATTCCTAAACACTATGTCTTTGCAGCTGATGCCCACTCCAAGTGGCATGAAGTTGTACTGATGAAATCTACTACCTCAGAAGAGAAAACTGTAGAGGTACTTGGGTCCATTTTACCCATGAACATATCGTGAGacaataggcccgtttacactacacttttttaaccgagccgagaccagtccgagctcggtaaccgagataactctcgcgtgtaaatggtcagcagactgaactgaaccgcaCTAGACATAACCAGACggtgctaaatgcagaccagttcctggggAGGTCTCGGGGTCTGTCTCATTCCGCCTACTTCTACACTTCgaacacttagttttaagtatatagtgtagataacacaaaaagtcagtgcactgaaGGTACCTGGACGACCCCCTAAAAACggtcacaaaatgcagtgtgtaacgatggaccctactcgcactaaacggacgccatcttgactacaaagcGGAAAGGGAGGGACTAGGGACGTCGGGAAGATGatcccattttgaaaataatggcgaacaattcagccgagacagccggagctgcgacaccgcaatcatataaatgtaagtaatggtggTAATACGAGGCATTGTACTCTCGTCTAATGCATCACTTACATGTCCCTCACTGACAGAAGCTGATATATATATGCCGCCGTctgtcttcttccgcttatccggggtcgggtcgcgggggcagcagcttcagtagggaggcccagacgtccctctccccagccacttggccCAGCTTCTCAGGacgaaccccaaggcgttcccaggccagccgggagacatagtccctccagcgtgttctgggtcttcccctgggcctcctcccggtgggacgtgcccggaacacctcaccagggaggcgtccaggaggcatcctgaccagatgcccgagccacctcaactggctcctctcgacgtggaggagcagcggctctactctgagtcctccccggatgactgagctcctaaccctatctctaagggagagcccagacacactaaggagaaaactcatttcagccgcttgtatccgggatctcgttctttcggtcacgacccagagctcgtgaccatagatgagggtaggaacgtagatcgaccggtaaatcgagagcttcgccttttggctcagctctctcttcaccacaacggatcggtacagcgcccgcttcacagcagacgctgcaccaatccgcctgtcgatctcccgctccatcctcccctcattcgtgaacaagaccccaagatacttgaactcctccactaggggcaggacatcctccccaatccggagaaggcactctacccttttccggttcaagaccatggtctcggatttggaggcactgatcttcatcggctgcagaagctggcatATATTTTTGGCGGGCTGAAAATTCGCGTTCACGTGTGTTGCGTTCGTCACGTCATCCCGTCATTTCCGGTAAGCGTTTTTAAcataagtgttccttttggaacaATACTAACGATCGAAAGTGGGCACTACGGCAGTAAGTGGTGACGGAAGTATTCGGAATGAGACAGAccctcggcctgttttttttttttttttttttatcccggttatctgataacgaaaagcgcatgagcagaccgcgtcatgccaGTCAGCTGTCCGCGGTTTTTTTCCAGCGTGTCTGGctgctgcacgtcccgattcacactccattccagtaggtggcggtaatgcccCTCCGGTAGTAGCTTGCCAACCAccgtaaaacagaagaagaagaggaagaagaagaagaagaactgtaAACAACAACCGTAATCTTCTCCACGCTACATTTTGAAGATGGCTTCAAAAGTGCGTGGTGCGACCTGGGATGACGCCGAGACTGAGGCTGTTATTACAGTTTGGGCGGAGGACGCTATCCAGGCGATGTTGGAGAGCGCtaagcataataataataataaccacgAGGAGCAGCGTGAGAACCTGAACAGCACACAGGATGGTAAGTAGGCTCTCTACACCATTTCCACATGTATGcttcaacaacttttttttttacagtattagTATTAAAATGGCAAAATTTGCTGCCATTACAAAATGTGTCATATTCAgtctttatattatttatatctatcaaatttaaacatataaatttTCACTCTTATAATGCGGCATTTAATGAAGTAGCTCTacatgtaaattaaataaattgaaagaGTGACCATGTTTTTCAAATTAAGTATTTAttaattgtttttgcttttttgttacaGAGATGGATGATGAACTATCTATGAATGGGTCAATAGCtagttttatttctgaagaGCCAGGAGGAAGTCGCGTTGCTGAATTTCCTGTTGATGAGACTCCTGCTGCTGAGGCTCATAAAGTAAATGTTAAAACCAGGAGGAAGAGCAAATTAGTAGAAGCCCTAGATAGTACAATAGAGGCATTCATAAATGCTCAAAGACATTCTGATGACCGCTGGTTGGCAGCATTTAAAGAACAGCAGGAGTCGGTCCAACGCCACCAACAACAGCAGCATGAACAGCACCTAAACCTGATACGAGAAGTAGAAAGAAACCGACTTCAAGTaagaatgcatttatttaataactCAAAAATTGtaatgtatttatatttcaCATGGACGTAAATtaatatgctttttattttaacaggctGAAGAGAGAGTGAGAAAACAGCAACAGGAACATGAGATGCGACTGATGCAGATGATGGTCCAGCTGATGCCGCAGCAACCAGCACAACTACAGCCCCTGAACCCTGCATCACCTTCTATTTCTAACTTTGGACCATATCAGTAATTGTACAATATATAACTCAAGTTTTAGAAATTATTTACAATACATATCATCTTGCATAcaaaaattgtttgttttctttactttttttaaactacacaTCACACCAGTAATTTCAGAAATATGTATGAAACTATACTGTAATAAACTATTTACAAAACATGAAATACTTCAATGAAGGTAAGGCTAATTTTGATTAGCAAAGTAACGACAGAGAGCATTTCTTATATATCGTGGGCATTGTCAATATCAGGATAATTTTCCCCATCAACCCAATTGTTACTAGGTGGCTGATTTGCCTCATTGGCCCACTGATCAAGGAAATCCTCTCCTTGGGTCTCATAGAAACATGACTTTTAGTTGGTGtctgaatgttttaaaagagaggtggataaaaggaaaagaaaagctgttgtGTGGCACATTGATTTTGATTTATGGATTACATCTCATGACAATCTGAAACTTAGTTTTTATGGAAAATGAGAATAATCACCCTACATAAGACCAATTAAAAAGGGATTTTGACACAAATGTTATGCTGTGGTCTAGGCCCTATATCCATGGATATGCAAACTTTAAAattcaaagtgttttttgtCCTCAGACCAGCTAAATAAACTGGTTTAGAGACAGCTTTTCATGATAAAATGACAACTCAATTTAACAATATATGCAGGAGAAAGACTTATTAAAGAACCACCATTTccttttttaggttttaaaataaagaaaactaaactttttcAAAAGATAATGACTAAACTCTCTTCTATGGCACATTATTTGTGGAAGAAAACAACTAGTTTCCAAcctaatgacaagaaaaaatatTACCGGTACTTTTGGTTTCATTCTGTTTTAGAAATATAGTGTGATTACTCCATAAATTGTTAAAACCGGCATTTGTCATTACATCTATaaccaaaaacagtaaaataaaaataaaaagcacatttagAACCATTGTGAAAGCTCCAAAGAGTCGCAGGTTGCAGAACCCTCTCCTACACAGTCATGGGCAAACTCACATTTCAACAGTTACAGaaatttattttagatattgTTTAAGACGCACATGAATT
This genomic interval carries:
- the LOC110367119 gene encoding alpha-protein kinase 1, translating into MASKVRGATWDDAETEAVITVWAEDAIQAMLESAKHNNNNNHEEQRENLNSTQDEMDDELSMNGSIASFISEEPGGSRVAEFPVDETPAAEAHKVNVKTRRKSKLVEALDSTIEAFINAQRHSDDRWLAAFKEQQESVQRHQQQQHEQHLNLIREVERNRLQAEERVRKQQQEHEMRLMQMMVQLMPQQPAQLQPLNPASPSISNFGPYQ